Proteins encoded in a region of the Prunus persica cultivar Lovell chromosome G4, Prunus_persica_NCBIv2, whole genome shotgun sequence genome:
- the LOC18778145 gene encoding acyl-coenzyme A thioesterase 13 isoform X3, translating to MKKEGNEETSMESVKKFLEKEGEMAISMDGLPDKFFEPFIMKGIQVDLLEPGRIVCSFKVPPRLLNGGNFMHGGATATLVDLIGSAAILTVGTPSVGVSVEINVSYLDSAYPGEEVEVEAKALRVGKAVGVASVELRKKKTGKIIAQGRHTKYLALASKL from the coding sequence atgaagaaagaaggaaatgaGGAAACAAGTATGGAGTCAGTGAAGAAGTTCTTGGAGAAAGAAGGTGAAATGGCAATCTCCATGGATGGGCTGCCAGATAAGTTCTTTGAGCCCTTTATCATGAAAGGCATTCAAGTTGATCTCCTTGAACCCGGTCGTATTGTTTGCTCCTTCAAAGTACCCCCTCGTTTGCTGAATGGAGGCAATTTTATGCATGGTGGAGCCACAGCAACCCTTGTGGATTTGATAGGGTCAGCTGCAATCCTCACCGTCGGAACTCCCAGCGTTGGAGTTTCAGTGGAGATCAATGTTTCATACTTGGATTCTGCTTACCCTGGtgaggaagttgaggttgagGCCAAGGCTTTACGAGTTGGGAAGGCTGTTGGTGTTGCCAGTGTTGAgttaaggaagaagaagacaggcAAAATTATAGCTCAGGGCCGTCATACCAAGTATCTTGCTCTCGCTAGCAAACTCTGA
- the LOC18778145 gene encoding acyl-coenzyme A thioesterase 13 isoform X2, with product MESVKKFLEKEGEMAISMDGLPDKFFEPFIMKGIQVDLLEPGRIVCSFKVPPRLLNGGNFMHGGATATLVDLIGSAAILTVGTPSVGVSVEINVSYLDSAYPGEEVEVEAKALRVGKAVGVASVELRKKKTGKIIAQGRHTKYLALASKL from the coding sequence ATGGAGTCAGTGAAGAAGTTCTTGGAGAAAGAAGGTGAAATGGCAATCTCCATGGATGGGCTGCCAGATAAGTTCTTTGAGCCCTTTATCATGAAAGGCATTCAAGTTGATCTCCTTGAACCCGGTCGTATTGTTTGCTCCTTCAAAGTACCCCCTCGTTTGCTGAATGGAGGCAATTTTATGCATGGTGGAGCCACAGCAACCCTTGTGGATTTGATAGGGTCAGCTGCAATCCTCACCGTCGGAACTCCCAGCGTTGGAGTTTCAGTGGAGATCAATGTTTCATACTTGGATTCTGCTTACCCTGGtgaggaagttgaggttgagGCCAAGGCTTTACGAGTTGGGAAGGCTGTTGGTGTTGCCAGTGTTGAgttaaggaagaagaagacaggcAAAATTATAGCTCAGGGCCGTCATACCAAGTATCTTGCTCTCGCTAGCAAACTCTGA
- the LOC18779086 gene encoding probable LRR receptor-like serine/threonine-protein kinase At1g56140 isoform X1: MAWHLSVSFAFFSSLCFWFQVSMAQNATTDPSEVRALNSIFEQWNTQAGGLWNISGEPCSGSAINGTEFEDPANNPAIICDCTYEKSTTCHITQLRVYALNKRGVFPEEFVALRYLTYLKIDQNYFTGPLPAFIGNMSALTLLSIAHNSFSGPIPKELGNLKELKLLSIGSNNFSGTLPPELGNLVKLEELYINSGGFSGEIPSTFAKLINMQILGASDSPLSGKIPAFIGNWTKLTSLRFQGNSFEGPIPTSFSQLTSLNSLRISDIYNVSSSLDFISTLKNLTDLALRNALINGSIPTDIGEYQGLQILDLGFNNLTGQLPSSLFNMSSLTYLFLGNNSLSGPLPSQKSNLLHTIDLSYNYFSGSFPPWVTTISQLNLVVNNFTFGSSNITLPGLNCLQRNFPCNRNTPRYANFSINCGGSQMRGSDGILYEADDSDLGPATFNVTSTQKWAVSNVGLFAEKKNPSFVQNTLTQVTGTDVTPELFQNSRLSPGSLRYYGLGLENGPYTVTLQFAETVFDSRAKQTWESLGRRVFDIYIQGNLIRKDFDISKEAGGVNRAVKRPFKVNVTENYLDIHLFWAGKGTCCIPQQGDYGPLISTVHAASDFTPTVSGLPPTTPGKKSRNGLIVGIAVPVGSLLLLFAVLYMRRKKSEKDDDEVLLGLGPRPNTFSYAELRAATEDFNPSNKLGEGGYGPVYKGTLSDGRVVAVKQLSVASHQGKSQFVTEIATISAVQHRNLVKLYGCCIEGTQRILVYEYLENKSLDQALFGRTELHLDWPTRLNILLGTARGLAYLHEESRPRIVHRDVKASNILLDAELSPKISDFGLAKLYDDEKTHISTRVAGTIGYLAPEYAMRGHLTEKADVFGFGVVALEILSGRPNSDNNLDREKIYLLEWAWTLHENDQSLGLVDPRLTEFDENEATRLIKTALVCTQASPMMRPSMSRVVAMLSGDIEASTVISKPSYLTDWDFRDVTSSFLMDNDTPSTDSNVLLNRQTEGSTTGASPEIDLLPSPVNVTEPMLTGIIGEGR; the protein is encoded by the exons ATGGCATGGCATCTTTCTGTGTCCTTTGCCTTCTTTTCCAGCCTATGCTTCTGGTTTCAGGTGTCCATGGCGCAAAATGCTACTACCGATCCATCTGAAG TGAGGGCATTGAACTCAATATTTGAGCAATGGAACACGCAAGCGGGGGGACTGTGGAATATTAGTGGAGAGCCATGCAGTGGATCTGCCATTAATGGAACCGAGTTTGAGGATCCAGCTAATAATCCAGCCATAATTTGTGATTGTACTTATGAAAAAAGTACTACCTGCCACATCACCCAACT gaGAGTTTATGCTCTGAACAAACGAGGGGTGTTTCCAGAAGAATTTGTGGCTTTAAGATATCTGACCTATTT GAAAATTGATCAGAATTATTTCACCGGTCCCCTACCAGCATTCATCGGCAATATGTCTGCGTTGACATTATT GTCAATTGCCCACAATTCATTCTCTGGCCCCATCCCCAAGGAGCTTGGAAACCTTAAGGAGCTAAAATTGCT GTCCATTGGATCAAATAATTTCTCCGGAACACTCCCTCCAGAACTTGGTAACTTAGTCAAGCTCGAGGAATT GTACATAAACAGTGGTGGATTCAGTGGTGAAATTCCTTCAACATTTGCTAAGCTCATCAACATGCAAATCCT TGGGGCATCAGACAGTCCTTTATCAGGAAAGATACCTGCTTTCATTGGGAATTGGACAAAACTAACTTCTTT GAGATTTCAAGGGAACTCTTTTGAAGGCCCAATACCAACCAGTTTTTCTCAATTGACCTCATTGAATTCTCT GCGAATCAGTGATATATATAATGTGAGCTCCTCTCTTGATTTTATAAGTACTTTGAAGAACTTGACTGATTT AGCTCTACGGAATGCATTAATCAATGGCAGCATCCCTACTGATATTGGAGAATATCAAGGTTTACAGATACT GGATCTGGGTTTCAACAATTTAACAGGCCAACTCCCAAGTTCTTTGTTCAACATGAGTTCTCTTACATATTT ATTTCTTGGAAACAATAGTCTGTCTGGACCTCTTCCAAGCCAGAAGAGCAATCTACTACATACTAT AGATTTGTCTTACAACTATTTCTCAGGAAGCTTTCCCCCATGGGTAACCACAATATCGCAACT GAACTTAGTGGTCAACAACTTCACATTTGGCAGTTCAAACATAAC TCTTCCAGGATTGAATTGCCTCCAGAGGAATTTTCCATGCAATCGAAATACTCCTCGAT ATGCAAACTTCTCAATCAATTGTGGAGGATCACAAATGAGAGGAAGTGATGGCATATTGTATGAAGCTGACGACTCAGATCTTGGCCCAGCAACATTTAATGTAACCAGTACACAGAAATGGGCTGTTAGCAATGTGGGTTTGTTTGCTGAAAAAAAGAATCCATCATTTGTGCAAAACACCCTTACGCAAGTCACCGGTACAGATGTGACCCCAGAGCTTTTCCAGAATTCAAGGTTGTCCCCAGGTTCACTGCGATACTATGGCCTGGGTCTTGAGAATGGACCTTATACTGTAACATTGCAATTTGCAGAAACGGTTTTTGACAGCCGCGCTAAACAAACTTGGGAAAGTCTAGGAAGGCGTGTATTTGATATCTATATTCAA GGGAACCTCATAAGGAAGGACTTCGACATATCGAAGGAGGCAGGTGGGGTTAACAGAGCAGTTAAGAGACCCTTCAAGGTTAATGTGACAGAGAATTACCTAGATATTCATCTGTTCTGGGCTGGTAAGGGAACATGTTGCATACCTCAACAGGGTGATTACGGCCCGCTAATATCGACTGTCCATGCTGCTTCAG ATTTTACACCAACTGTTTCTGGGCTTCCACCAACTACTCCAGGAAAGAAGAGCAGGAATGGGTTGATAGTTGGTATTGCAGTCCCTGTTGGGAGCTTGCTATTATTATTTGCAGTTCTATATATGAGgagaaaaaaatcagaaaaagatGACGATGAAG TTCTTCTAGGATTAGGCCCCCGACCAAATACTTTCAGTTATGCTGAGTTGAGAGCTGCAACAGAAGATTTTaatccttcaaataagctAGGAGAGGGAGGATATGGACCTGTTTATAAG GGTACACTATCTGATGGGAGGGTAGTGGCTGTGAAGCAACTTTCAGTAGCATCTCACCAAGGGAAGAGTCAATTTGTAACCGAGATTGCTACAATATCTGCAGTCCAACATCGCAATCTAGTGAAATTGTATGGATGCTGCATCGAAGGAACCCAGCGCATTTTGGTTTATGAGTATCTTGAAAACAAGAGCCTTGATCAGGCACTTTTTG GAAGAACTGAATTGCACCTTGACTGGCCTACCCGCTTGAATATATTGTTGGGAACAGCAAGAGGACTTGCTTACCTTCATGAGGAGTCAAGGCCCAGGATTGTGCATCGAGATGTCAAAGCCAGTAATATTTTGCTCGATGCAGAACTCTCCCCAAAAATATCAGATTTTGGATTGGCAAAGCTTTATGATGACGAAAAAACCCACATTAGCACCCGGGTTGCAGGGACAAT AGGTTATTTGGCGCCGGAGTATGCAATGCGCGGACATCTGACAGAAAAGGCTGATGTATTTGGTTTCGGGGTTGTTGCTTTGGAGATCCTCAGCGGGAGGCCAAACTCAGACAACAACTTGGATCGTGAAAAGATTTATCTTCTTGAATGG GCATGGACTCTACATGAAAACGACCAGAGTTTGGGGCTGGTGGATCCGAGATTGACAGAGTTTGATGAAAATGAAGCAACTAGATTGATAAAAACAGCTCTCGTCTGCACTCAGGCATCACCAATGATGAGGCCATCGATGTCACGCGTAGTGGCAATGCTCTCTGGAGATATTGAAGCAAGCACTGTTATTTCAAAGCCAAGTTATTTGACAGATTGGGATTTCAGAGATGTAACAAGTAGCTTTTTGATGGATAATGATACCCCATCAACTGACAGCAATGTTCTTCTCAACCGTCAGACTGAAGGGAGCACAACTGGTGCTAGCCCAGAGATTGACCTTTTGCCGTCTCCGGTAAATGTCACTGAACCAATGCTCACTGGCATTATAGGAGAAGGCAGGTGA
- the LOC18779086 gene encoding probable LRR receptor-like serine/threonine-protein kinase At1g56140 isoform X2, which yields MAQNATTDPSEVRALNSIFEQWNTQAGGLWNISGEPCSGSAINGTEFEDPANNPAIICDCTYEKSTTCHITQLRVYALNKRGVFPEEFVALRYLTYLKIDQNYFTGPLPAFIGNMSALTLLSIAHNSFSGPIPKELGNLKELKLLSIGSNNFSGTLPPELGNLVKLEELYINSGGFSGEIPSTFAKLINMQILGASDSPLSGKIPAFIGNWTKLTSLRFQGNSFEGPIPTSFSQLTSLNSLRISDIYNVSSSLDFISTLKNLTDLALRNALINGSIPTDIGEYQGLQILDLGFNNLTGQLPSSLFNMSSLTYLFLGNNSLSGPLPSQKSNLLHTIDLSYNYFSGSFPPWVTTISQLNLVVNNFTFGSSNITLPGLNCLQRNFPCNRNTPRYANFSINCGGSQMRGSDGILYEADDSDLGPATFNVTSTQKWAVSNVGLFAEKKNPSFVQNTLTQVTGTDVTPELFQNSRLSPGSLRYYGLGLENGPYTVTLQFAETVFDSRAKQTWESLGRRVFDIYIQGNLIRKDFDISKEAGGVNRAVKRPFKVNVTENYLDIHLFWAGKGTCCIPQQGDYGPLISTVHAASDFTPTVSGLPPTTPGKKSRNGLIVGIAVPVGSLLLLFAVLYMRRKKSEKDDDEVLLGLGPRPNTFSYAELRAATEDFNPSNKLGEGGYGPVYKGTLSDGRVVAVKQLSVASHQGKSQFVTEIATISAVQHRNLVKLYGCCIEGTQRILVYEYLENKSLDQALFGRTELHLDWPTRLNILLGTARGLAYLHEESRPRIVHRDVKASNILLDAELSPKISDFGLAKLYDDEKTHISTRVAGTIGYLAPEYAMRGHLTEKADVFGFGVVALEILSGRPNSDNNLDREKIYLLEWAWTLHENDQSLGLVDPRLTEFDENEATRLIKTALVCTQASPMMRPSMSRVVAMLSGDIEASTVISKPSYLTDWDFRDVTSSFLMDNDTPSTDSNVLLNRQTEGSTTGASPEIDLLPSPVNVTEPMLTGIIGEGR from the exons ATGGCGCAAAATGCTACTACCGATCCATCTGAAG TGAGGGCATTGAACTCAATATTTGAGCAATGGAACACGCAAGCGGGGGGACTGTGGAATATTAGTGGAGAGCCATGCAGTGGATCTGCCATTAATGGAACCGAGTTTGAGGATCCAGCTAATAATCCAGCCATAATTTGTGATTGTACTTATGAAAAAAGTACTACCTGCCACATCACCCAACT gaGAGTTTATGCTCTGAACAAACGAGGGGTGTTTCCAGAAGAATTTGTGGCTTTAAGATATCTGACCTATTT GAAAATTGATCAGAATTATTTCACCGGTCCCCTACCAGCATTCATCGGCAATATGTCTGCGTTGACATTATT GTCAATTGCCCACAATTCATTCTCTGGCCCCATCCCCAAGGAGCTTGGAAACCTTAAGGAGCTAAAATTGCT GTCCATTGGATCAAATAATTTCTCCGGAACACTCCCTCCAGAACTTGGTAACTTAGTCAAGCTCGAGGAATT GTACATAAACAGTGGTGGATTCAGTGGTGAAATTCCTTCAACATTTGCTAAGCTCATCAACATGCAAATCCT TGGGGCATCAGACAGTCCTTTATCAGGAAAGATACCTGCTTTCATTGGGAATTGGACAAAACTAACTTCTTT GAGATTTCAAGGGAACTCTTTTGAAGGCCCAATACCAACCAGTTTTTCTCAATTGACCTCATTGAATTCTCT GCGAATCAGTGATATATATAATGTGAGCTCCTCTCTTGATTTTATAAGTACTTTGAAGAACTTGACTGATTT AGCTCTACGGAATGCATTAATCAATGGCAGCATCCCTACTGATATTGGAGAATATCAAGGTTTACAGATACT GGATCTGGGTTTCAACAATTTAACAGGCCAACTCCCAAGTTCTTTGTTCAACATGAGTTCTCTTACATATTT ATTTCTTGGAAACAATAGTCTGTCTGGACCTCTTCCAAGCCAGAAGAGCAATCTACTACATACTAT AGATTTGTCTTACAACTATTTCTCAGGAAGCTTTCCCCCATGGGTAACCACAATATCGCAACT GAACTTAGTGGTCAACAACTTCACATTTGGCAGTTCAAACATAAC TCTTCCAGGATTGAATTGCCTCCAGAGGAATTTTCCATGCAATCGAAATACTCCTCGAT ATGCAAACTTCTCAATCAATTGTGGAGGATCACAAATGAGAGGAAGTGATGGCATATTGTATGAAGCTGACGACTCAGATCTTGGCCCAGCAACATTTAATGTAACCAGTACACAGAAATGGGCTGTTAGCAATGTGGGTTTGTTTGCTGAAAAAAAGAATCCATCATTTGTGCAAAACACCCTTACGCAAGTCACCGGTACAGATGTGACCCCAGAGCTTTTCCAGAATTCAAGGTTGTCCCCAGGTTCACTGCGATACTATGGCCTGGGTCTTGAGAATGGACCTTATACTGTAACATTGCAATTTGCAGAAACGGTTTTTGACAGCCGCGCTAAACAAACTTGGGAAAGTCTAGGAAGGCGTGTATTTGATATCTATATTCAA GGGAACCTCATAAGGAAGGACTTCGACATATCGAAGGAGGCAGGTGGGGTTAACAGAGCAGTTAAGAGACCCTTCAAGGTTAATGTGACAGAGAATTACCTAGATATTCATCTGTTCTGGGCTGGTAAGGGAACATGTTGCATACCTCAACAGGGTGATTACGGCCCGCTAATATCGACTGTCCATGCTGCTTCAG ATTTTACACCAACTGTTTCTGGGCTTCCACCAACTACTCCAGGAAAGAAGAGCAGGAATGGGTTGATAGTTGGTATTGCAGTCCCTGTTGGGAGCTTGCTATTATTATTTGCAGTTCTATATATGAGgagaaaaaaatcagaaaaagatGACGATGAAG TTCTTCTAGGATTAGGCCCCCGACCAAATACTTTCAGTTATGCTGAGTTGAGAGCTGCAACAGAAGATTTTaatccttcaaataagctAGGAGAGGGAGGATATGGACCTGTTTATAAG GGTACACTATCTGATGGGAGGGTAGTGGCTGTGAAGCAACTTTCAGTAGCATCTCACCAAGGGAAGAGTCAATTTGTAACCGAGATTGCTACAATATCTGCAGTCCAACATCGCAATCTAGTGAAATTGTATGGATGCTGCATCGAAGGAACCCAGCGCATTTTGGTTTATGAGTATCTTGAAAACAAGAGCCTTGATCAGGCACTTTTTG GAAGAACTGAATTGCACCTTGACTGGCCTACCCGCTTGAATATATTGTTGGGAACAGCAAGAGGACTTGCTTACCTTCATGAGGAGTCAAGGCCCAGGATTGTGCATCGAGATGTCAAAGCCAGTAATATTTTGCTCGATGCAGAACTCTCCCCAAAAATATCAGATTTTGGATTGGCAAAGCTTTATGATGACGAAAAAACCCACATTAGCACCCGGGTTGCAGGGACAAT AGGTTATTTGGCGCCGGAGTATGCAATGCGCGGACATCTGACAGAAAAGGCTGATGTATTTGGTTTCGGGGTTGTTGCTTTGGAGATCCTCAGCGGGAGGCCAAACTCAGACAACAACTTGGATCGTGAAAAGATTTATCTTCTTGAATGG GCATGGACTCTACATGAAAACGACCAGAGTTTGGGGCTGGTGGATCCGAGATTGACAGAGTTTGATGAAAATGAAGCAACTAGATTGATAAAAACAGCTCTCGTCTGCACTCAGGCATCACCAATGATGAGGCCATCGATGTCACGCGTAGTGGCAATGCTCTCTGGAGATATTGAAGCAAGCACTGTTATTTCAAAGCCAAGTTATTTGACAGATTGGGATTTCAGAGATGTAACAAGTAGCTTTTTGATGGATAATGATACCCCATCAACTGACAGCAATGTTCTTCTCAACCGTCAGACTGAAGGGAGCACAACTGGTGCTAGCCCAGAGATTGACCTTTTGCCGTCTCCGGTAAATGTCACTGAACCAATGCTCACTGGCATTATAGGAGAAGGCAGGTGA
- the LOC18779170 gene encoding uncharacterized protein LOC18779170, with product MGMVVVISLPFILFTILLGFGCYFFGRARGRKDAIASAQVYGVPTPPPGANNSLPSSPPPNPFKHDNSANV from the coding sequence aTGGGTATGGTTGTGGTGATCTCTCtgccttttattttgttcacCATACTGCTTGGTTTTGGGTGCTACTTCTTTGGAAGAGCCAGAGGGCGAAAAGACGCAATTGCCTCAGCTCAGGTTTATGGGGTGCCTACTCCACCACCAGGAGCTAATAATTCTCTGCCTTCATCTCCTCCACCAAATCCTTTCAAGCACGACAACTCTGCCAATGTTTGA
- the LOC18781283 gene encoding uncharacterized protein LOC18781283 — MAATWRKLKKSLSHKFSLNSSDSSNSSSRPPRPPPPEISATVGPSPSSRSSSSSSSAISKLSRSFSSRLSKKNCAICLSNVRAGQGQAIFTAECSHSFHFVCIANNVKHGNLCCPICRSKWNAVPFQAPTNAADLQQNNLGQMHTNVYHRHQSHLPLQPRVHPEPLSFSDDEPLPSTSPTRLSGPQTVAIKSYSEYSAISVAESRPTFPVLVSIRAPPLQDANGHGRTPIDLVTVLDVSGSMFGTKLALLKSAVKFVIQNLGPYDRLSIVSFSTTPKRVFPLRRMTVDGRESAILAVESLRANGGTDIVGGLKKGVQVLEERRERNPVSSIILLSDGRDNCNYGSQTTSSANQVSEFLNQLPASVRCSNIPVHAFGFGTDHDATTMHAISDSSGGTFSFIESVAMIQDAFAMCIGGLLSVVAQELRLTVRSASQGVQIVSIPSGRHMSEISDESQQGVVDVGNMYAEEEKQFLVYLSVPISTGTRNREGVKKTPLLDVSCLYKDLGSNELIQVVGERVEILRPEAWSPADEAVCLEVDRQRNRILVAEGITEAQVMAEMGNLEGAQAILAQRRSTLLTTAAAQAGDGLCNWLEAELREIRDRMASMESYTQTGRAYVLSGLSSHSWQRATTRGDMTTQILTMSEGGTSRTSVGTTVGYETPTMVTMVRMSQNLGVNPAA, encoded by the exons ATGGCCGCTACGTGGCGGAAGCTGAAGAAGTCTCTGAGTCACAAGTTCTCATTAAACTCGTCCGATTCATCCAACTCGTCGTCTCGGCCGCCTCGTCCTCCTCCCCCCGAAATCTCGGCAACCGTCGGGCCCTCTCCCTCTTCtcgctcctcctcctcctcctcctccgccATCTCCAAGCTCTCTCGCAGCTTCAGCTCTCGCCTCTCCAAG AAAAATTGCGCCATTTGCCTGAGTAATGTGAGAGCAGGGCAAGGCCAAGCCATCTTCACTGCTGAGTGCTCCCACTCTTTCCATTTCGTTTGTATTGCCAACAACGTCAAACATGGAAACCTTTGCTGCCCAATCTGCCGATCCAAGTGGAATGCTGTACCTTTCCAAGCTCCCACCAATGCTGCAGATCTTCAACAAAATAACTTGGGTCAGATGCATACCAATGTCTACCATCGTCACCAGTCTCACCTCCCATTGCAGCCCCGGGTCCATCCCGAGCCGCTTAGCTTCTCAGATGATGAACCTCTCCCATCCACCTCACCTACTCGACTCTCTGGCCCCCAAACTGTAGCAATCAAGAGTTATTCAGAGTACTCTGCTATCTCTGTTGCAGAATCTCGCCCTACATTTCCTGTTCTTGTCAGCATCCGAGCACCACCTCTTCAAGATGCTAATGGCCATGGCCGTACCCCCATTGACCTTGTGACAGTTCTGGACGTAAGTGGCAGCATGTTTGGCACAAAGCTTGCCCTTCTCAAGAGTGCTGTCAAATTTGTcatacaaaacttggggcctTATGACCGACTTTCCATAGTTTCGTTCTCAACTACTCCTAAAAGGGTTTTTCCTCTGCGAAGAATGACTGTTGATGGGCGTGAAAGCGCCATTTTAGCAGTCGAGTCTCTTAGAGCAAATGGTGGAACTGACATTGTGGGAGGACTCAAGAAAGGAGTTCAGGTCCTTGAAGAACGCCGTGAAAGGAATCCGGTTTCTAGCATCATCCTCTTATCCGATGGCAGAGACAATTGCAACTATGGCTCACAGACTACTTCAAGTGCAAACCAGGTGTCTGAGTTTTTGAACCAATTGCCAGCTTCGGTACGGTGTAGCAATATTCCAGTCCACGCATTTGGATTTGGCACTGACCATGATGCCACTACCATGCATGCTATTTCTGATTCATCTGGTGGCACCTTTTCCTTCATTGAATCAGTTGCTATGATACAAGATGCCTTTGCTATGTGCATTGGTGGTCTTCTCAGTGTTGTGGCTCAAGAACTTCGACTCACAGTTAGGTCAGCATCACAGGGAGTGCAGATTGTGTCAATACCATCAGGGAGACATATGAGTGAGATTTCTGATGAGTCTCAACAAGGTGTTGTTGACGTTGGAAATATGTACGCAGAAGAGGAGAAACAATTTCTGGTGTACCTTTCGGTTCCAATATCCACAGGAACTAGAAATAGGGAAGGCGTGAAAAAGACACCATTGTTGGATGTATCATGCTTGTACAAAGATCTAGGCTCAAATGAGTTAATCCAGGTGGTAGGTGAGAGGGTAGAGATACTGAGACCTGAAGCTTGGTCCCCTGCAGACGAGGCAGTGTGTTTGGAGGTTGATCGGCAGAGGAATAGAATTTTGGTAGCCGAAGGTATCACAGAAGCACAAGTGATGGCTGAAATGGGAAATCTAGAAGGTGCACAGGCCATTTTGGCACAACGTAGATCAACTCTCTtaacaacagcagcagcacaAGCTGGGGATGGTCTCTGTAATTGGCTTGAAGCTGAGCTTAGAGAAATCAGGGATAGAATGGCAAGTATGGAATCATATACACAGACCGGGCGCGCTTATGTTCTTTCTGGGTTGAGCTCACATTCATGGCAGAGAGCCACAACTAGGGGTGACATGACAACCCAGATTCTCACGATGAGCGAAGGTGGAACCTCACGCACAAGCGTTGGCACAACCGTCGGCTATGAAACACCGACGATGGTTACCATGGTAAGGATGTCACAGAATCTTGGGGTTAATCCTGCAGCCTAA